A window of Corallococcus macrosporus DSM 14697 contains these coding sequences:
- a CDS encoding amino acid permease, which produces MGPFQLLALGVNGIVGVGIFFAPAEVAALAPGASAIVAFALTGLALIPVALAFAVLGRRFDADGGPVLFARAAFGERASFLVGWVAYVSAFLSTAAVVAGLSQAVAPSLGLEGALGQRVLASVLVTALAGVVASGIRVSAGAWTALTVFKLLPLAALLVAFLALAGPPPPAAVAAGPAVDASWLRAGLTVMFAYQGFEIVPVIAGQVRSSARTVPLATVGALLLAVLLYVGLVWACVAALPDLASAATPLAAAAGVWGGPGLEGWVRAGTSVSALGICLGMMVTTPRYLSALASGEHTLLGLDGMSAAGVPVRALAVTWGLVLLFVNLGDLSELFALSSIAVLMQYGVTAAALAVLACRRARGLRPLHALLAVPTLGLGLTLVAFGASAREGVTTVLTTVAGLVLLRLSRPRAAEPPATLRGEPL; this is translated from the coding sequence GTGGGGCCGTTCCAGCTCCTCGCGCTCGGCGTCAATGGCATTGTCGGTGTCGGCATCTTCTTCGCCCCGGCGGAGGTGGCCGCGCTGGCGCCCGGGGCCAGCGCGATTGTCGCCTTCGCCCTCACCGGGCTCGCGCTGATACCGGTGGCGCTGGCCTTCGCCGTGCTGGGCCGGCGTTTCGACGCGGACGGCGGGCCTGTCCTCTTCGCGCGCGCGGCCTTCGGCGAGCGGGCCTCCTTCCTGGTGGGGTGGGTGGCCTACGTCAGCGCGTTCCTCAGCACCGCCGCGGTGGTGGCGGGCCTGTCCCAGGCGGTGGCGCCCTCGCTGGGCCTGGAGGGCGCGCTGGGGCAGCGCGTGCTCGCCTCCGTGCTCGTCACGGCGCTGGCGGGCGTGGTGGCGTCGGGCATCCGCGTGTCGGCCGGCGCCTGGACGGCGCTCACCGTCTTCAAGCTGCTGCCGCTGGCCGCGTTGCTGGTGGCGTTCCTGGCGCTGGCGGGGCCGCCGCCCCCGGCGGCGGTGGCCGCGGGCCCGGCCGTGGACGCGTCGTGGCTGCGCGCGGGGCTGACGGTGATGTTCGCGTACCAGGGCTTCGAAATCGTCCCGGTCATCGCGGGGCAGGTGCGCTCATCCGCGCGCACGGTGCCCCTGGCCACGGTGGGCGCGCTGCTGCTGGCGGTGCTGCTGTACGTGGGCCTGGTGTGGGCCTGCGTGGCGGCGCTGCCAGACCTGGCCAGCGCGGCCACGCCGCTGGCCGCGGCGGCGGGCGTTTGGGGCGGGCCCGGGCTGGAGGGGTGGGTGCGCGCGGGCACCAGCGTGTCCGCGCTGGGCATCTGCCTGGGGATGATGGTGACGACGCCGCGCTACCTGTCCGCGCTGGCGTCGGGCGAGCACACGCTGCTGGGGCTGGACGGCATGTCGGCCGCGGGCGTGCCGGTGCGCGCGCTGGCCGTCACCTGGGGCCTGGTGCTGCTGTTCGTCAACCTGGGCGACCTGTCGGAGCTGTTCGCGCTCTCCAGCATCGCGGTGCTGATGCAGTACGGCGTCACCGCCGCCGCGCTGGCGGTCCTGGCCTGTCGGCGCGCGCGGGGCCTGCGTCCGCTGCATGCGCTGCTGGCGGTGCCCACGCTGGGGTTGGGCCTGACGCTGGTGGCCTTCGGCGCCAGCGCGCGTGAAGGCGTCACCACCGTGCTCACCACCGTCGCGGGGCTGGTGCTGCTGCGGCTGTCGCGCCCCCGCGCCGCCGAGCCGCCCGCCACGCTGCGCGGCGAGCCGCTCTGA
- a CDS encoding glutamine synthetase family protein: MDAKGLRTFLEIPYDELEERNLKVKEQRLKHIAPEKIREERIDYLTKERAIKAVTVCFTDLEGRLHMLDYDKKFLIKSADNLTFDGSSIRGFSAQQESDLRLNIDWGAFYWLPSDIFGPGKVLVFSEVLERDGTPYHADLRGKLKQITEAMYQKDGTVFHAAPEIEGFLFKGRDAERHYHEVGRFDFISIGGYYHSLPGDVLRTFIDKVAEAQRAMGFQNEKDHPEVAPSQFEINFSYSEALVAADQIQLYKLLARQVAAQLDCTASFLPKPVTGVNGNGMHVNMSLSKGGKNLFYDKDGQDGLSAMGWEFIDRILNNANDICLTLNSSVNAYRRLDPHYEAPNQIKASANNRGAMVRIPFGNERSARVECRSVAPDANPYLVLYTLLRTGLEGPQPQEDAETKRSRTRFLPDNIFDAIRLFKSSQFVSSILGENVQGKFAELKTSTAERSPKQLGNRVKYSEIVFHHEVTNQYLWSQF, from the coding sequence ATGGACGCGAAAGGGCTACGGACGTTCTTGGAAATCCCCTACGACGAGTTGGAAGAGCGCAACCTCAAGGTCAAGGAACAGCGTCTCAAGCACATCGCGCCGGAGAAGATTCGCGAAGAGCGCATCGACTACCTGACCAAGGAACGCGCCATCAAGGCGGTCACCGTGTGCTTCACCGACCTCGAAGGTCGGCTGCACATGCTGGACTACGACAAGAAGTTCCTCATCAAGAGCGCCGACAACCTGACGTTTGATGGCTCGTCCATCCGGGGCTTCTCCGCGCAGCAGGAGAGCGACCTGCGGCTGAACATCGACTGGGGCGCCTTCTACTGGCTGCCCTCGGACATCTTCGGCCCGGGCAAGGTGCTGGTGTTCAGCGAGGTGCTGGAGCGTGACGGCACGCCGTACCACGCCGACCTGCGCGGCAAGCTCAAGCAGATCACCGAGGCCATGTACCAGAAGGACGGCACGGTGTTCCACGCGGCGCCCGAAATCGAGGGCTTCCTCTTCAAGGGCCGCGACGCCGAGCGCCACTACCACGAGGTCGGCCGCTTCGACTTCATCTCCATCGGCGGCTACTACCACTCGCTGCCCGGCGACGTGCTGCGCACCTTCATCGACAAGGTGGCCGAGGCCCAGCGCGCCATGGGCTTCCAGAACGAGAAGGACCACCCCGAGGTGGCGCCCAGCCAGTTCGAGATCAACTTCTCGTACAGCGAGGCCCTCGTCGCGGCCGACCAGATTCAGCTCTACAAGCTGCTCGCCCGTCAGGTGGCCGCGCAGCTCGACTGCACCGCCAGCTTCCTCCCGAAGCCGGTGACGGGCGTCAACGGCAACGGCATGCACGTGAACATGTCGCTGTCCAAGGGCGGGAAGAACCTGTTCTACGACAAGGACGGCCAGGACGGCCTCAGCGCCATGGGCTGGGAGTTCATCGACCGCATCCTCAACAACGCGAACGATATCTGCCTCACGCTCAACTCCAGCGTGAACGCGTACCGCCGCCTGGACCCGCACTACGAGGCGCCCAACCAGATCAAGGCCAGCGCCAACAACCGCGGCGCCATGGTGCGAATCCCCTTCGGCAACGAGCGCAGCGCGCGCGTCGAGTGCCGCTCGGTGGCCCCGGACGCCAACCCGTACCTGGTGCTCTACACCCTGCTGCGCACCGGCCTGGAGGGCCCGCAGCCGCAGGAGGACGCGGAGACCAAGCGCAGCCGCACCCGCTTCCTGCCGGACAACATCTTCGACGCCATCCGCCTCTTCAAGAGCAGCCAGTTCGTGTCGTCCATCCTCGGTGAGAACGTGCAGGGCAAGTTCGCCGAGCTGAAGACGTCCACGGCCGAGCGCAGCCCGAAGCAGCTGGGCAACCGCGTGAAGTACTCCGAAATCGTGTTCCACCACGAGGTGACCAACCAGTACCTCTGGAGCCAGTTCTAG
- a CDS encoding alpha/beta hydrolase family protein has product MSSMWVLETPAPAADARIAYGAEPHQFGDLRVPAGPGPHPVVVVVHGGFWRAKYGLEHAGHLCADLTARGFATWSLEYRRVGHEGGGWPGTLEDVGQGADFLRTLAQAHALDLSRVVALGHSAGGHLVAWLAARHRLPSGHVLHGEAPLPLRGVVPLAGVVDLARAFAHRLGDGIVETFLGGTPASVPERYRGASPAALQPLGVPQVLVHGTADDTVPVLMSEDFCARGRELGDDVRCVTLPGAGHFEVIDPRSREWPHVVAAVQALM; this is encoded by the coding sequence ATGAGCTCGATGTGGGTCCTGGAGACGCCCGCGCCCGCCGCGGATGCGCGCATCGCGTATGGCGCGGAGCCTCACCAGTTCGGAGACCTCCGCGTCCCAGCGGGGCCGGGCCCGCACCCCGTCGTGGTCGTCGTCCATGGTGGCTTCTGGCGCGCGAAGTACGGGTTGGAGCACGCCGGCCACCTGTGCGCGGATTTGACCGCGCGCGGCTTCGCGACGTGGAGCCTGGAGTACCGCCGCGTGGGGCATGAAGGCGGCGGCTGGCCCGGCACCCTGGAGGACGTGGGGCAGGGCGCCGACTTCCTGCGCACGCTCGCGCAGGCGCATGCGCTGGACCTGTCGCGCGTCGTGGCGCTGGGCCACTCGGCGGGTGGGCACCTGGTGGCATGGCTGGCGGCCCGGCACCGGCTGCCTTCGGGGCATGTGCTTCACGGGGAGGCGCCGCTGCCGCTGCGCGGCGTGGTGCCGCTGGCGGGCGTCGTGGACCTGGCCCGCGCCTTCGCGCACCGGTTGGGGGACGGCATCGTGGAGACCTTCCTGGGCGGCACGCCGGCCTCGGTGCCGGAGCGCTATCGCGGCGCTTCACCCGCCGCGCTCCAGCCGCTGGGCGTGCCCCAGGTGCTCGTCCACGGAACGGCGGACGACACCGTGCCCGTGTTGATGAGCGAGGACTTCTGCGCGCGTGGCCGCGAGCTGGGGGACGACGTCCGCTGCGTCACCCTGCCGGGCGCGGGGCACTTCGAGGTCATCGACCCGCGCTCAAGGGAGTGGCCCCACGTCGTGGCCGCGGTGCAGGCCTTGATGTGA
- a CDS encoding SDR family oxidoreductase yields MDFGLKGRRALVMGASAGLGYAIAEALVKEGATVAICSRGGDKLEQAAKKLGAALAVPCDLTQPGAAKALVEAVTAKLGGVDVLVVNTGGPPAGGFESLTAEQWQLGFQSLWMAAVDGIQAVLPGMKERQWGRVVLVTSLAAREAMNNLTISNGLRAGLLGLVKTVSNEVAQHGVTLNAVLPGYHATERMQQLGLTDEKVAPQIPARRLGRPEELAALTAFLASEQASYITGQSIAVDGGAQRGF; encoded by the coding sequence ATGGATTTCGGACTGAAGGGTAGGCGCGCGCTGGTGATGGGCGCGTCCGCGGGGCTGGGCTACGCCATCGCGGAGGCGCTGGTGAAGGAAGGCGCCACGGTGGCCATCTGCTCGCGCGGCGGCGACAAGCTGGAGCAGGCCGCGAAGAAGCTGGGCGCGGCGCTCGCGGTGCCGTGTGACTTGACGCAGCCCGGGGCCGCGAAGGCGCTGGTGGAGGCTGTCACCGCGAAGCTGGGCGGCGTGGACGTCCTGGTGGTGAACACGGGCGGGCCGCCGGCGGGCGGCTTCGAGTCGCTGACGGCGGAGCAGTGGCAGCTCGGCTTCCAGAGCCTGTGGATGGCCGCGGTGGACGGCATCCAGGCGGTGCTCCCGGGGATGAAGGAGCGCCAGTGGGGCCGCGTCGTCCTGGTGACGTCATTGGCCGCGCGCGAGGCGATGAACAACCTGACCATCTCCAACGGCCTGCGCGCGGGCCTGCTCGGGCTGGTGAAGACGGTGAGCAACGAGGTGGCGCAGCACGGCGTCACGCTCAACGCGGTGCTGCCGGGCTACCACGCCACCGAGCGCATGCAGCAGCTCGGGCTGACGGACGAGAAGGTGGCGCCGCAGATTCCCGCGCGGCGGCTGGGCCGCCCGGAGGAGCTGGCCGCGCTCACCGCGTTCCTCGCCTCCGAGCAGGCGTCGTACATCACCGGCCAGTCCATCGCGGTGGACGGCGGCGCGCAGCGCGGCTTCTGA
- a CDS encoding FAD-dependent oxidoreductase: MSEPRKDTVTVVGAGLVGSLLSIYLARRGHPVELLERRPDMRRETVDGGRSINLAISTRGLHALRQVGLEDEALKHAIPMRGRMIHPPQGALVYQPYGKDDSQHINSLSRAWLNAFLMTAAEATGQVNIRFKQRVTQVDFGSGALTVHDDATGQVRQEPGRVVFGTDGSASAIRQALEQRPDFTGTQEQLGHGYKELTIPAGPGGTFQMEKHALHIWPRGTFMLIALPNEDGSFTCTLFLPWQGPVSFASLDTPETLSAFFDAQFPDAKALIPDLVEAFFSRPTGSMVTVKGAPWHVGGQTLLLGDAAHAIVPFFGQGMNCGFEDCVVLDALLGQGGGWEQVFTAFERLRKTNADAIADMAVENFVEMRDSAGDPRFQFRKAVEKVLLNAFPGEFVGRYSLVSFSRVPYRLAYQVGALTDGIVAELSEGLTRAEDVDLKRAAELIRSRLTPFMKEHADGFRTEG; encoded by the coding sequence GTGAGTGAGCCTCGGAAGGACACCGTCACGGTGGTGGGCGCGGGGCTGGTGGGCTCGCTGCTCTCCATCTACCTCGCGCGCCGGGGCCACCCGGTGGAGCTGCTGGAGCGGCGGCCGGACATGCGCCGTGAAACGGTCGACGGGGGCCGCTCCATCAACCTGGCCATCTCCACGCGCGGACTGCACGCCTTGCGGCAGGTGGGTCTGGAAGACGAGGCGCTGAAGCACGCCATCCCCATGCGCGGGCGGATGATCCACCCGCCCCAGGGCGCGCTCGTCTACCAGCCCTATGGCAAGGACGACTCGCAGCACATCAACTCGCTGTCCCGCGCGTGGCTGAACGCCTTCCTGATGACGGCGGCCGAGGCCACCGGCCAGGTGAACATCCGCTTCAAGCAGCGGGTGACGCAGGTGGACTTCGGCTCGGGCGCGCTCACGGTGCACGACGACGCCACCGGGCAGGTGCGCCAGGAGCCCGGCCGCGTGGTGTTCGGCACGGACGGCTCCGCCTCCGCCATCCGGCAGGCGCTGGAGCAGCGGCCGGACTTCACGGGCACGCAGGAGCAGCTTGGCCACGGGTACAAGGAGCTGACGATTCCGGCGGGCCCGGGCGGCACGTTCCAGATGGAGAAGCACGCGCTGCACATCTGGCCGCGCGGCACCTTCATGCTGATTGCGCTGCCCAACGAGGACGGCAGCTTCACCTGCACGCTGTTCCTGCCCTGGCAGGGGCCGGTGAGCTTCGCCTCGCTGGACACGCCCGAGACGCTGTCGGCGTTCTTCGACGCGCAGTTCCCGGACGCGAAGGCGCTCATCCCAGACCTGGTGGAGGCGTTCTTCTCGCGCCCCACGGGCAGCATGGTGACGGTGAAGGGCGCGCCCTGGCACGTGGGCGGGCAGACGCTGCTGCTGGGTGACGCGGCGCACGCCATCGTCCCCTTCTTCGGCCAGGGGATGAACTGCGGCTTCGAGGACTGCGTCGTCCTGGACGCGCTGCTGGGCCAGGGGGGCGGCTGGGAGCAGGTCTTCACGGCGTTCGAGCGCCTGCGCAAGACGAACGCGGACGCCATCGCCGACATGGCGGTGGAGAACTTCGTGGAGATGCGCGACAGCGCCGGCGACCCGCGCTTCCAGTTCCGGAAGGCCGTGGAGAAGGTGCTGCTCAACGCCTTCCCGGGCGAGTTCGTCGGCCGCTACTCGCTGGTGAGCTTCAGCCGCGTGCCGTACCGGCTGGCCTACCAGGTGGGCGCGCTGACGGACGGCATCGTCGCCGAGCTGAGCGAGGGGCTGACGCGGGCGGAGGACGTGGACCTGAAGCGCGCGGCGGAGCTCATCCGGAGCCGGCTGACGCCATTCATGAAGGAGCACGCGGATGGATTTCGGACTGAAGGGTAG
- the kynU gene encoding kynureninase, whose amino-acid sequence MTTPHAFEDTEAFAHTLDAEDALRGYRDAFHFPPGPDGKPVVYLAGNSLGLQPRNAARYIQEELEDWARLGVEGHHHGRHPWLHYHELVTEQAARLVGAKPLEVVVMNTLSVNLHLMMVSFYRPTKERFKILVEAGAFPSDQYAVASQARFHGHDAREAVLELKPREGEETLRTEDILDTLERHGHEVALVMLGSVNYLTGQAFDLAAITKAAHAKGCLVGFDLAHGAGNLKLSLHDDGPDFAVWCSYKYLNAGPGALGGVFVHERHAHTKDLPRFEGWWGHDKQTRFQMGPTFHALPGAEGWQLSNPPIFQLAALRASLELFDQAGMAALRAKSERLTGYLEFLLDKLPQGFVRITTPRDVKQRGAQLSLRFRGEPQGLLKRMGDAGIVCDFRKPDIIRAAPAPLYNSFTDVYRFVKALEGYARE is encoded by the coding sequence ATGACGACGCCGCACGCCTTCGAGGACACCGAGGCCTTTGCCCACACGCTGGACGCGGAGGACGCGCTGCGCGGCTACCGCGACGCGTTCCACTTCCCGCCGGGGCCGGACGGCAAGCCGGTGGTGTACCTGGCGGGCAACTCGCTGGGGCTCCAGCCGCGCAACGCCGCGCGCTACATCCAGGAGGAGCTGGAGGACTGGGCGCGGCTGGGCGTGGAGGGCCACCACCACGGCCGTCACCCGTGGCTGCACTACCACGAGCTCGTCACCGAGCAGGCGGCGCGGCTGGTGGGCGCCAAGCCGCTGGAAGTCGTGGTGATGAACACCCTGTCGGTGAACCTGCACCTGATGATGGTGTCGTTCTACCGGCCCACGAAGGAGCGCTTCAAAATCCTGGTGGAGGCCGGCGCCTTCCCGTCGGACCAGTACGCCGTGGCCTCGCAGGCGCGCTTCCACGGCCACGACGCCCGCGAGGCCGTGCTGGAGCTGAAGCCGCGCGAGGGCGAGGAGACGCTGCGCACCGAGGACATCCTCGACACGCTCGAGCGCCACGGCCACGAGGTTGCGCTGGTGATGCTGGGCAGCGTGAACTACCTCACCGGGCAGGCCTTCGACCTGGCCGCGATTACGAAGGCCGCGCACGCCAAGGGCTGCCTCGTCGGCTTCGACCTGGCGCACGGCGCGGGCAACCTGAAGCTGTCGCTGCACGACGACGGGCCGGACTTCGCGGTGTGGTGCTCGTACAAGTACCTCAACGCCGGCCCGGGCGCGCTGGGCGGCGTGTTCGTCCACGAGCGGCACGCGCACACCAAGGACCTGCCCCGCTTCGAGGGCTGGTGGGGCCACGACAAGCAGACGCGCTTCCAGATGGGGCCCACCTTCCACGCGCTGCCGGGCGCGGAGGGCTGGCAGCTCTCCAACCCGCCCATCTTCCAGCTCGCGGCGCTGCGCGCGTCCCTGGAGCTGTTCGACCAGGCGGGCATGGCCGCGCTGCGCGCCAAGAGCGAGCGGCTCACCGGCTATTTGGAGTTCCTGTTGGACAAGCTGCCCCAGGGCTTCGTGCGCATCACCACCCCCCGGGACGTGAAGCAGCGCGGCGCCCAGCTCTCCCTGCGCTTCCGCGGCGAGCCCCAGGGCCTGCTCAAGCGGATGGGCGACGCGGGCATCGTCTGCGACTTCCGCAAGCCGGACATCATCCGCGCCGCCCCCGCGCCGCTCTACAACTCCTTCACGGACGTGTACCGCTTCGTGAAGGCCCTGGAAGGCTACGCCCGTGAGTGA
- a CDS encoding amidohydrolase family protein → MKVDIHTHLLPANLPRFAERYGYGGFITLDHHAPCRARMLRDDGKFFREIESNCWDPVKRIEECDAAGVHVQVLSTIPVMFGYWTKPEHGADLSRFLNDHLASVVQAHPKRFVGLGTVPLQSPELAIRELERCVKELGFSGVQIGSHVNDWNLSDPALFPFFEAASDLGAAVFVHPWDMMGEAKMQKYWLPWLVGMPAEVSLAICSVIFGGVLERLPRLRFAFAHGGGAFPHTLGRIQHGFEARPDLVAVDNKVPPRDYLGRFWVDSLVHDADALRYIVRLFGQDKVALGSDYPFPLGEDRPGTLIESLTELEPAARERLLWRNAFDWLGRAPEDFAP, encoded by the coding sequence TTGAAGGTCGACATCCACACGCACCTCCTCCCCGCCAACCTGCCGCGCTTCGCCGAGCGCTACGGCTACGGCGGCTTCATCACCCTGGACCACCACGCGCCCTGCCGCGCGCGCATGCTCCGGGATGACGGCAAGTTCTTCCGCGAAATCGAGAGCAACTGCTGGGACCCGGTGAAGCGCATCGAGGAGTGCGACGCGGCCGGCGTCCACGTCCAGGTGCTGTCCACCATCCCCGTGATGTTCGGCTACTGGACGAAGCCCGAGCACGGCGCGGACCTGTCGCGCTTCCTCAACGACCACCTGGCCTCCGTGGTGCAGGCGCACCCCAAGCGCTTCGTGGGCCTGGGCACGGTGCCGCTCCAGTCGCCGGAGTTGGCCATCCGCGAGCTGGAGCGGTGCGTGAAGGAGCTGGGCTTCTCGGGCGTGCAGATTGGCTCGCACGTCAACGACTGGAACCTGTCCGACCCGGCGCTGTTCCCCTTCTTCGAGGCCGCGAGCGACCTGGGCGCGGCCGTCTTCGTCCACCCCTGGGACATGATGGGCGAGGCGAAGATGCAGAAGTACTGGCTGCCGTGGCTGGTGGGCATGCCGGCCGAGGTGTCGCTGGCCATCTGCTCCGTCATCTTCGGCGGCGTGCTGGAGCGGCTGCCCAGGCTGCGCTTCGCCTTCGCGCACGGCGGCGGCGCGTTCCCGCACACGCTCGGCCGGATTCAGCACGGCTTCGAGGCCCGGCCGGACCTGGTCGCCGTGGACAACAAGGTGCCGCCCCGGGACTACCTGGGCCGCTTCTGGGTGGACTCGCTGGTCCATGACGCGGACGCGCTGCGCTACATCGTCCGGCTCTTCGGCCAGGACAAGGTGGCGCTCGGCAGTGACTACCCCTTCCCCCTGGGCGAGGACCGCCCGGGCACGCTCATCGAGTCCCTGACCGAGCTGGAGCCCGCCGCGCGTGAGCGGCTGCTCTGGCGCAACGCCTTCGATTGGCTGGGACGCGCCCCCGAGGACTTCGCACCATGA
- the nbaC gene encoding 3-hydroxyanthranilate 3,4-dioxygenase, translating into MGRLTPINFKKWIDEHRHLLKPPVGNQQVWADREFMVTVVGGPNARTDFHINEGEEFFYQLEGTMNLRVIDEGQVQDIPIHEGEIFLLPPNVPHSPQRPAGTVGLVLERRRQPKELDGFMWLCPQCGEKLYEEFVHVTDLVTQLPPIFEHFYGNPDNCTCKKCGTKVVKGGSAR; encoded by the coding sequence ATGGGCCGCCTGACTCCCATCAACTTCAAGAAGTGGATTGATGAGCACCGCCACCTGCTCAAGCCCCCCGTGGGCAACCAGCAGGTGTGGGCGGACCGCGAGTTCATGGTCACCGTCGTCGGTGGCCCGAACGCGCGCACGGACTTCCACATCAACGAGGGCGAGGAGTTCTTCTACCAGCTCGAGGGCACGATGAACCTGCGGGTCATCGACGAGGGCCAGGTCCAGGACATCCCCATCCACGAAGGCGAAATCTTCCTGCTGCCGCCCAACGTGCCGCACTCGCCGCAGCGCCCCGCGGGCACGGTGGGGCTGGTGCTGGAGCGCCGCCGCCAGCCGAAGGAGCTGGACGGCTTCATGTGGCTGTGCCCGCAGTGCGGCGAGAAGCTCTACGAGGAGTTCGTGCACGTCACCGACCTGGTGACGCAGCTTCCGCCCATCTTCGAGCACTTCTACGGCAACCCCGACAACTGCACCTGCAAGAAGTGCGGGACGAAGGTGGTCAAGGGAGGCTCCGCCCGTTGA